From Pempheris klunzingeri isolate RE-2024b chromosome 16, fPemKlu1.hap1, whole genome shotgun sequence, a single genomic window includes:
- the LOC139215590 gene encoding probable 2-ketogluconate reductase: protein MRILCSVQHMKRLWGPAQASRLLHATNMHVRQLHHQKVMEDTKPWALFSQVGGHGYLEEVTDIMKQHFHIICHKDFLHNPGLHGPKIQAMFVWNACPAAEPSLLGLLPSLKVVANGGAGIDHLDVPYISGLGVKVTNTPGVVSNATADIAMGLLLASARRIVEGHQEAVGPNTIHTPESLLGVEVTGSTLGIIGMGHIGSKIAQRAKGFDMKILYHNRNRRSVEDEQAVGASYRGNMDDLLRESDFVMLAVNLTPDTRGLISHRELSLMKPTATLVNISRGLVVDQDALVEALRSGTIRAAALDVTYPEPLPRDHPLLGLPNVLITPHVGTHTYTTTRNMVQRMVENALAAVKGQSIPNEVKPK, encoded by the exons ATGCGAATTCTCTGTTCTGTCCAGCATATGAAGAGACTGTGGGGTCCAGCACAAGCGTCACGGCTACTTCATGCGACAAACATGCATGTTCGCCAACTGCATCACCAAAAG GTGATGGAGGACACCAAACCCTGGGCTCTGTTCTCACAGGTGGGCGGACACGGTTACCTTGAGGAGGTCACTGACATAATGAAACAACACTTCCACATCATCTGCCACAAAGACTTCCTTCATAACCCCGGGCTGCACGGCCCCAAAATCCAGGCCATGTTCGTGTGGAACGCCTGTCCTGCGGCCGAGCCCTCGCTGCTCGGGTTGCTTCCCTCTCTAAAGGTGGTCGCCAACGGAGGAGCGGGCATCGACCACCTGGATGTGCCTTACATCAGCGGCCTCGGGGTGAAGGTGACCAACACACCTGGGGTGGTGAGCAATGCCACTGCAGACATTGCAATGGGTCTGCTTCTGGCATCAGCACGGAGGATTGTCGAGG GTCACCAAGAAGCTGTGGGCCCAAATACCATCCACACACCAGAGAGCCTGCTGGGAGTTGAAGTCACAGGGTCGACTCTAGGGATTATTGGAATGGGACACATTGGCAGTAAAATCGCTCAAAGAGCCAAAGGATTTGACATGAAGATCCTGTATCACAACAGGAACAGGAG GAGTGTTGAAGACGAGCAGGCAGTCGGGGCGAGTTACCGTGGGAACATGGACGACCTGCTTAGAGAGTCAGACTTCGTCATGCTGGCGGTCAACCTGACCCCTGACACCAGAGGCCTGATCAGCCACAGAGAGCTGTCCCTCATGAAACCCACGGCGACACTGGTCAACATCAGCAGAG GTCTGGTTGTTGACCAGGACGCTTTAGTCGAAGCTCTGCGGTCTGGAACGATCCGTGCGGCAGCGTTAGACGTGACTTACCCTGAACCCTTACCAAG gGATCATCCGCTCCTTGGCCTTCCTAATGTGCTGATCACCCCACACGTTGGCACCCACACTTACACTACAACAAGAAACATGGTGCAGAGGATGGTAGAAAATGCTCTGGCTGCAGTGAAAGGCCAGTCTATTCCTAATGAAGTCAAACCAAAATGA
- the psmg2 gene encoding proteasome assembly chaperone 2: MFISSQNSAPSFKDFTLVMPAVAVGNVGQLAVDLIVSTLNMSRVGYMHTDCLIPMAGNNPYATCKEDAEELHTPAEVYTAAELKLAVLQIRAPIIQTKFKKFRQLLVSWIKESGFSRTVVLSSSHAYQRDDQQLQGTPLRYLVTPSLLKGSADALKELSWREMERVSAFPGLTDADTEPRLYIPGGGITKGLYTDSCAEDVPLAVLLLFCSEGDNIPDAFTLVNHLNDWLHLLDNPSQKPTAWKIPASWSLLFGNGIPPALF; encoded by the exons atgtttatCTCCTCACAAAACTCAGCGCCCTCCTTCAAGGATTTCACCCTCGTCATG cctgcaGTGGCTGTGGGTAATGTGGGCCAGCTGGCTGTGGACCTCATAGTGTCCACTCTCAATATGAGCAGAGTGGGCTACATGCACACGGATTGTCTCATTCCCATGGCGGGGAACAACCCGTACGCCACCTGCAAAGAAGACGCAGAGGAGCTGCACACACCCGCAGAAG TTTATACAGCAGCTGAGCTCAAGTTGGCAGTTCTTCAAATCAGGGCGCCAATTATTCAG ACAAAATTCAAAAAGTTCCGTCAGCTGCTCGTGTCTTGGATCAAAGAAAGCGGGTTCTCCAGGACTGTTGTTCTGTCCAGCAGCCACGCCTACCAGAGGGACGACCAGCAGCTGCAAGG CACTCCTTTGAGGTACCTGGTCACCCCGTCCCTGCTGAAGGGGAGCGCCGACGCATTGAAAGAGCTCAGCTGGAGGGAGATGGAGCGAGTGTCAGCATTCCCCGGGCTGACAGACGCCGACACGGAGCCACGCCTCTACATCCCCGGAGGAGGCATAACCAAAGGACTCtacacagacag TTGTGCAGAGGACGTCCCgctggctgtgctgctgctcttctgctcAGAGGGCGACAACATCCCGGACGCCTTCACGCTCGTGAACCACCTGAACGACTGGCTCCATCTGCTGGACAATCCC aGCCAAAAACCCACCGCATGGAAGATCCCAGCCTCCTGGAGTCTTCTGTTTGGCAACGGCATCCCTCCCGCACTCTTCTGA